In the Arachis ipaensis cultivar K30076 chromosome B10, Araip1.1, whole genome shotgun sequence genome, one interval contains:
- the LOC107623919 gene encoding uncharacterized protein LOC107623919 isoform X1, producing the protein MVTYLLEYIDYPDQIPFGEGMSDVASSRDLRLSLDWCPEKGWTVPMPTALAYFCEVLMSIGGVLPEPMKYTARTGENSPRSSGTSLLRTLRIQSLGKLNPIDLKRLSFHMSPPHKATQNKKINEELDREMEVDHKDGKAEKDDALES; encoded by the exons ATGGTGACCTACCTGTTGGAGTATATTGACTATCCTGACCAAA TTCCATTTGGCGAGGGGATGTCTGATGTAGCTTCAAGCAGGGACCTGCGCCTTTCATTGGATTGGTGTCCGGAAAAGGGTTGGACAGTGCCTATGCCCACT GCTCTAGCCTACTTTTGTGAGGTTTTGATGTCTATTGGAGGTGTTCTTCCAGAACCCATGAAATACACTGCCAGAACCGGAGAGAATAGTCCAAGATCTTCTGGTACCTCACTGCTTAGGACTCTCAGAATTCAGTCTTTGGGAAAGCTGAATCCAATTGATTTGAAGCGCTTGTCTTTCCATATGTCACCACCCCACAAGGCAACTCAAAACAAGAAGATTAATGAGGAACTAGACAGAGAAATGGAAGTGGATCACAAAGATGGAAAAGCTGAAAAGGATGACGCACTAGAGTCATAG
- the LOC107623919 gene encoding uncharacterized protein LOC107623919 isoform X2 produces the protein MVTYLLEYIDYPDQTSSRDLRLSLDWCPEKGWTVPMPTALAYFCEVLMSIGGVLPEPMKYTARTGENSPRSSGTSLLRTLRIQSLGKLNPIDLKRLSFHMSPPHKATQNKKINEELDREMEVDHKDGKAEKDDALES, from the exons ATGGTGACCTACCTGTTGGAGTATATTGACTATCCTGACCAAA CTTCAAGCAGGGACCTGCGCCTTTCATTGGATTGGTGTCCGGAAAAGGGTTGGACAGTGCCTATGCCCACT GCTCTAGCCTACTTTTGTGAGGTTTTGATGTCTATTGGAGGTGTTCTTCCAGAACCCATGAAATACACTGCCAGAACCGGAGAGAATAGTCCAAGATCTTCTGGTACCTCACTGCTTAGGACTCTCAGAATTCAGTCTTTGGGAAAGCTGAATCCAATTGATTTGAAGCGCTTGTCTTTCCATATGTCACCACCCCACAAGGCAACTCAAAACAAGAAGATTAATGAGGAACTAGACAGAGAAATGGAAGTGGATCACAAAGATGGAAAAGCTGAAAAGGATGACGCACTAGAGTCATAG
- the LOC107621061 gene encoding putative F-box/LRR-repeat protein 9 — protein MRCATNPIYRFPKPARNWLDLPYELTVEIMSKVGAFDIFANGVEEVCTLWRRVCNDPYTWRTIHIGYYLGRRGPFKRKLVMMRIFEDSFRRAIRRSCGQVVDLSLQYVFFDDMGCSLQQLRRLQLVNCDNTEILIKMAKGFPLLEELDITLCDIYKTSVTLKVIGQRCRRLKSLKFNMSGSKGNQDAYAIAQNMPNLRYLQLCMNNLDNNGLSAIFSGCPNLEYIDLGWCSNVDLEGSWLAQEYADKIVDLRYLHASMEDYWKMYHRGSHTWLMDYYYDLQFGEPWDERGILIDEIENLTLVSEDELKLEWKEEVDGICEIAILQRWHRSRNVTSFKEFRRYCQETKNAKSSNGKKHGRRAWKINYKSLYL, from the exons aTGCGTTGCGCTACAAATCCAATATACCGGTTTCCCAAACCAGCGAGAAATTGGTTGGATCTTCCTTACGAATTGACAGTGGAAATCATGTCGAAGGTAGGTGCGTTTGACATCTTCGCCAATGGAGTCGAAGAAGTGTGCACTCTTTGGCGTAGGGTTTGCAACGATCCGTACACGTGGCGGACTATACATATCGGCTACTACTTAGGGCGCCGCGGCCCCTTCAAACGGAAGCTGGTTATGATGCGCATATTCGAGGACAGTTTTCGCCGTGCAATTCGCCGCAGCTGCGGCCAGGTGGTCGATTTAAGTCTCCAATATGTTTTCTTTGATGATAT GGGATGTAGTCTGCAACAACTACGACGGCTACAACTTGTCAACTGCGATAATACAGAAATATTGATTAAGATGGCTAAAGGATTTCCTTTGTTAGAAGAACTTGATATCACTCTGTGCGATATATATAAAACTAGTGTTACTTTAAAAGTCATAGGCCAACGTTGTCGTCGTCTAAAATCATTAAAATTTAACATGAGTGGTTCTAAAGGTAACCAAGACGCATATGCTATTGCACAAAATATGCCAAACTTAAGGTATCTACAACTATGCATGAACAATTTGGATAATAATGGCTTGAGTGCAATTTTTAGTGGTTGTCCTAATCTTGAATATATAGATTTAGGATGGTGTTCCAATGTTGATTTGGAAGGGAGCTGGTTGGCGCAAGAATATGCTGACAAAATTGTGGATTTAAGATATTTGCATGCATCCATGGAGGACTACTGGAAAATGTATCATAGAGGTTCACATACTTGGCTAATGGACTATTATTACGATTTGCAATTTGGTGAACCTTGGGATGAAAGAGGGATTCTTATTGATGAAATTGAAAACTTAACACTTGTATCTGAAGATGAATTAAAATTAGAATGGAAAGAGGAAGTAGATGGCATATGTGAAATTGCAATACTTCAAAGATGGCATAGGTCAAGGAATGTTACTAGTTTCAAGGAGTTTAGAAGATACTGTCAAGAAACCAAGAACGCGAAATCATCAAATGGCAAGAAACATGGAAGAAGGGCTTGGAAGATTAACTATAAAAGTCTATATCTTTAG